Proteins found in one Miscanthus floridulus cultivar M001 chromosome 4, ASM1932011v1, whole genome shotgun sequence genomic segment:
- the LOC136552601 gene encoding LOW QUALITY PROTEIN: protein BZR1 homolog 1-like (The sequence of the model RefSeq protein was modified relative to this genomic sequence to represent the inferred CDS: inserted 2 bases in 1 codon) encodes MTSGAAXGGGRRALGRTPTWKERDNNKRRERRRRAIAAKIFTGLRALGNYKLPKHCDNNEVLKALCREAGWVVEDDGTTYRKGCKPPPGMMSPCSSSQLLSAPSSSFPSPVPSYHASPASSSFPSPTRLDHSSGSNHHHNPGPGAATAAAAAAASSLLPFLRGLPNLPPLRVSSSAPVTPPLSSPTAASRPPTKVRKPDWDNTVAGVADPFRHPFFAVSAPASPTRVRRREHPDTIPECDESDVCSTVDSGRWISFQVGAATTAPASPTYNLINPAGGASASNSMERDGMAAADIGGRGGGPAEFEFDKGRVTPWEGERIHEVAAEELELTLGVGAK; translated from the exons ATGACGTCgggggcggc cggcggcgggcggcgagcgCTGGGGCGGACGCCGACGTGGAAGGAGCGGGATAACAACAAGCGCCGGGAGCGCCGGCGGAGGGCCATCGCCGCCAAGATCTTCACGGGCCTCCGCGCGCTCGGCAACTACAAGCTGCCCAAGCACTGCGACAACAACGAGGTGCTCAAGGCGCTCTGCCGCGAGGCGGGCTGGGTCGTCGAGGACGACGGCACCACCTACCGAAAG GGATGCAAGCCGCCGCCGGGGATGATGAGCCCGTGCTCGTCCTCGCAGCTGCTGAGCGCGCCGTCGTCGAGCTTCCCGAGCCCGGTGCCGTCCTACCACGCCAGCCCGGCGTCATCCAGCTTCCCGAGCCCGACGCGCCTCGACCACAGCAGCGGCAgcaaccaccaccacaacccgggccccggcgccgccaccgccgccgccgccgcggccgcctcctccctgcTCCCGTTCCTCCGGGGCCTGCCGAACCTGCCGCCGCTCCGCGTCTCCAGCAGCGCGCCCGTCACGCCGCCGCTCTCCTCGCCCACGGCGGCGTCGCGGCCGCCCACCAAGGTCCGCAAGCCCGACTGGGACAACACCGTCGCCGGCGTCGCCGACCCGTTCCGCCACCCCTTCTTCGCGGTCTCCGCCCCCGCCAGCCCCACCCGCGTCCGACGGCGCGAGCACCCGGACACCATCCCCGAGTGCGACGAGTCCGACGTCTGCTCCACCGTCGACTCCGGCCGGTGGATCAGCTTCCAGGTGGGCGCGGCGACCACGGCGCCCGCGTCGCCCACCTACAACCTCATCAACCCGGCCGGGGGCGCGTCCGCCTCCAACTCCATGGAGCGGGACGGGATGGCGGCCGCGGACATCGGCGGCAGGGGCGGCGGCCCCGCGGAGTTCGAGTTCGACAAGGGCCGTGTCACGCCGTGGGAAGGCGAGCGGATCCACGAGGTCGCCGCCGAGGAGCTCGAGCTCACGCTCGGCGTTGGCGCCAAGTGA